One segment of Paenibacillus sp. FSL R7-0337 DNA contains the following:
- a CDS encoding GNAT family N-acetyltransferase, translated as MVNYRTAAPHEREAYIDLANYAFRLDFETLMPKAYDKGLDTSALHKVAVDEAGRLRAQVAVFPEFVTICDHTLRTGYLGTVSVHPRARGEGHMKALMNLWLEELRGTCDMVVLYGQRQRYEYFGFTLGGVKFKYSIGEANVRHGWREVDAAGITFSPLFKIEGGAEFAYSMNTSRLAYVEREMEQLPLIFSSLHQNALGVLDQDKLIGYLVVNEAGDEVSEFAVEQPGDIARTLKAYREYSGVERITVDTPEYDLPLNTVLGSIAEDFVIENSDMYHILDFANVLKAYLTLKFKTTGIAWGEFSAVMDGQPVTARVDAEGVTVERSARPDAVILDRQQAQALLLTQHSRYMAVPAPAGWFPLPLFWYKIDKY; from the coding sequence ATGGTTAACTATAGAACAGCAGCTCCGCATGAGCGCGAGGCGTACATAGATTTGGCCAATTATGCATTCCGCCTGGATTTTGAGACATTGATGCCTAAGGCGTACGACAAAGGGCTGGATACTTCAGCGCTGCATAAGGTGGCGGTGGATGAGGCGGGCAGGCTGCGCGCACAGGTGGCCGTTTTTCCAGAGTTTGTGACAATATGTGATCATACCCTGCGAACCGGTTATTTGGGTACCGTCTCGGTTCATCCGCGGGCTCGCGGCGAAGGGCATATGAAGGCGCTGATGAACCTGTGGCTGGAAGAACTTCGGGGTACATGTGATATGGTTGTCCTATACGGACAGCGCCAGCGTTACGAATATTTCGGCTTTACGCTGGGCGGTGTGAAGTTCAAGTATTCCATTGGAGAGGCCAATGTGCGTCATGGCTGGAGGGAAGTGGACGCGGCTGGAATCACCTTCAGCCCGTTATTCAAGATTGAAGGCGGAGCAGAATTTGCGTACAGCATGAACACCTCGCGGCTGGCTTATGTAGAACGTGAGATGGAGCAATTGCCGCTTATATTCAGCTCACTTCATCAGAATGCCTTAGGCGTTCTGGATCAGGATAAGCTGATCGGGTATCTGGTTGTCAACGAAGCAGGTGATGAAGTATCTGAATTCGCGGTGGAGCAGCCTGGCGATATTGCACGGACTCTCAAGGCTTACCGGGAGTATAGCGGGGTGGAAAGGATAACTGTAGATACGCCGGAATATGATCTTCCGCTGAATACGGTGCTTGGCAGCATTGCCGAAGACTTCGTAATCGAGAATTCGGATATGTATCATATTCTGGATTTCGCTAACGTCCTGAAGGCGTACCTTACGCTGAAGTTCAAGACCACAGGCATTGCCTGGGGGGAATTCTCAGCAGTGATGGACGGACAGCCGGTGACGGCGCGGGTGGACGCGGAGGGGGTTACAGTTGAGCGGTCAGCCCGGCCGGATGCCGTGATTCTTGACCGGCAGCAGGCCCAGGCGCTGCTGCTTACGCAGCACAGCCGTTATATGGCCGTACCTGCACCCGCAGGCTGGTTCCCGCTCCCCCTGTTCTGGTACAAGATTGATAAATACTGA
- a CDS encoding helix-turn-helix domain-containing protein, giving the protein MTYKVVLADDHYPVLEYLSAAIPWDTLGLELSACCSDGRQAWEACQLHQPDILLTDIGMPAMNGLELIQKAREMNPQLQTIILSCHGEFEYAQQAVKLNVAEYILKESLQIDQVIAVLTEAVTRLEVKLKSRNHYLQMEKLVSQNHAAIRTRFIRMFVEQPVWDEAEWFGQAEAMGISLHQGTPYLPVLAVPERSYELERRFGGVVNLQFVMDNVLQEFLEIDGIIQFALTERQFILFIPLPHILVRNLYEEFRDKFRHVQRMAKLHLRMGISFFYGEATPSLIDIKKQIQALLDSHALRFYTAEGAIMKYAPVQTSGEDLFVHYSEILQQLRDCIQQEDSLQIAAKVREIKQYIGDRKYPVESVKSWLLKMVMELELKYVVMQNFVNNFNSERLQRSIQEFETLEQLMEWLEEFLKDKILMLSSMWKQNVRKEVAEAKRYVMNHISEKVGMEEMAKRLGLNPTHFSRLFRLETGLTFIEYVTRVKMEQARDLLNQTNLTIVEIAEQLGYDNVSYFIKLFRNFSGITPAEFRKSL; this is encoded by the coding sequence ATGACCTATAAAGTAGTACTAGCAGACGATCATTATCCTGTCCTGGAGTATTTAAGCGCTGCGATTCCCTGGGACACCCTCGGCCTTGAATTGTCGGCTTGCTGCTCGGACGGCAGACAGGCCTGGGAAGCCTGCCAGCTGCATCAGCCGGATATTCTCCTTACGGATATCGGCATGCCGGCGATGAATGGACTGGAATTAATCCAGAAGGCGCGGGAGATGAACCCTCAGCTGCAGACGATTATCCTGTCCTGCCACGGGGAATTCGAATACGCCCAGCAGGCTGTGAAGCTGAATGTAGCCGAATATATATTGAAGGAGAGCCTGCAGATCGATCAGGTGATTGCTGTATTGACGGAGGCGGTGACCCGGCTGGAGGTGAAATTGAAATCCCGTAACCACTATCTCCAGATGGAGAAGCTGGTCAGCCAGAACCACGCCGCCATCCGGACCAGGTTCATCCGCATGTTCGTGGAGCAGCCGGTCTGGGATGAAGCCGAGTGGTTCGGACAAGCCGAAGCGATGGGCATCAGCCTGCACCAAGGCACCCCGTATCTGCCCGTACTGGCCGTCCCGGAGCGCTCCTATGAGCTGGAACGGCGGTTCGGCGGAGTGGTGAACCTGCAGTTCGTGATGGATAATGTCCTGCAGGAATTCCTGGAGATTGACGGCATTATCCAGTTCGCGCTGACGGAACGGCAGTTCATCCTGTTCATTCCTTTGCCGCATATCCTCGTCCGCAATCTTTATGAGGAGTTCCGTGATAAATTCCGGCATGTCCAGAGAATGGCGAAGCTGCATTTGCGGATGGGGATTTCCTTCTTTTACGGGGAGGCTACTCCAAGTCTGATCGACATCAAGAAGCAGATTCAGGCGCTGCTGGATTCCCATGCTCTCCGCTTCTATACTGCCGAGGGAGCGATTATGAAGTATGCGCCTGTCCAGACCAGCGGCGAGGACCTGTTCGTGCATTATTCGGAGATTCTCCAGCAGCTAAGGGACTGCATTCAGCAGGAGGACAGCTTGCAGATTGCGGCCAAGGTCAGGGAGATCAAGCAGTATATCGGGGACCGGAAATATCCGGTGGAGAGTGTGAAGAGCTGGCTGCTCAAGATGGTGATGGAGCTGGAATTGAAATATGTAGTCATGCAGAACTTCGTCAACAACTTCAACAGTGAGCGGCTTCAGCGCTCGATCCAGGAGTTCGAGACGCTGGAGCAGCTCATGGAATGGCTGGAGGAATTCCTGAAGGATAAGATACTCATGTTAAGCTCCATGTGGAAGCAGAATGTGCGCAAAGAGGTAGCCGAAGCCAAACGTTATGTAATGAATCATATCAGCGAGAAGGTTGGAATGGAGGAGATGGCGAAGCGCCTGGGTCTGAACCCCACCCATTTCAGCCGGTTATTCCGTCTGGAGACCGGACTGACCTTCATTGAGTATGTAACGAGGGTGAAAATGGAACAGGCCCGCGATCTCCTGAATCAGACGAACCTGACCATTGTGGAGATCGCGGAGCAGCTGGGCTATGACAACGTCAGCTACTTCATCAAGCTGTTCCGTAACTTCTCCGGCATCACTCCGGCGGAATTCCGAAAGTCACTGTAG